From Pelosinus fermentans DSM 17108, the proteins below share one genomic window:
- a CDS encoding HPr family phosphocarrier protein: protein MKQVDMIIQSAEGLHARPAMKFVNQASKFKAKIDVIKDNKTYSAKSMISVLSMGAVQGEKITIIIDGEDESEAMNSLQLLLMEECV, encoded by the coding sequence ATGAAACAAGTCGATATGATCATTCAAAGTGCGGAAGGTTTGCACGCCAGGCCGGCAATGAAATTTGTTAATCAAGCGTCAAAATTCAAAGCAAAAATTGATGTAATAAAAGACAACAAGACGTATAGTGCAAAAAGCATGATTTCCGTCTTAAGTATGGGCGCTGTGCAAGGTGAGAAGATAACAATTATCATTGATGGTGAAGATGAGTCTGAAGCAATGAACTCTTTGCAGCTGCTTCTAATGGAAGAATGTGTGTGA